The segment TCCGCGCCGCAGGGCCTGGAGGCGCAGACGTGCGTGCTGGCGAGCGAGGGACGGACCTGGGGCCGGAGTTACTACCGCAACACCAGCGGCCGGGCGCTGGACGCCGTGCTGACCGTGATGGGCCCGGCGGGACGGACGGTGCAGATCCGCTGCGCCGTGGCGGCGGGGGACGAACCGGGGCTGTGCGAGACGCCCCGGGGGGAGTCCGCGGGGGCGCCGGACGCCTACTCGGCTGTAGCGGAGTTTGCAGTTCCGGATGATGAAGGGCGGCTGCTGCTGCGGTCCGGGAGCAACTCGGCGGCCCCGACGGGCGGTTGAGCGCCGCCGAAAGACAGAGGCCCGGTCGCTGGCGACGGGGGATGCACCAGCGACCGGGCTACAAGAACGGTAACAAGAGATCGCCTGTTCGCAAATTCGATCTCTGATATTCAGACATCGATTTGCAGGCGATTAGCGGGAGTTGTGACACCGGTCACCGGTCACCGGACCCGCGCGCGGCCGTGCGCCGCACGCGGGCCGCGCCCCGTGCCGGGCGGGCGTCAGCTCAGCGTCACCTGGCGGTTGGTGAGCCCGCCGCGCGCCCGGCGCTCCTCCGCGGTCAGCGGGGCGTCGGTGGCGAGGGCCGTGGCCAGGCGCTCCGCGAACTCGGCGGCGGGCTTCTCCACGTCATCGGCGGTGACCCCGGTGGGCAGGTCCCAGACGGGAACCATCAGGCCGTGGGCGCGGAAGGAGCCGACGAGCTTGGTGCCCTCGCCGAGGGAGGAGGTGCCCGCCGCGTGCAGCCGCGCCAGGGCGTCGAGCAGCTTCTCCTCCGGGTGCGGCATGACCCAGCGCAGGTGGTTCTTGTCCGGGGTCTCGCACCAGTAGGCCGCGTCCACGCCCGTGAGCTTGACGGTCGGGATGGCGGCCGCGTTGGCGCGCTCCAGGGAGGCGGCGATCTCCGGGGAGGCGTTCTGGGCGCTTTCCGCGTCCGGAATCCAGAATTCGAAGCCGCTGTGCACAACCGGCTCGAAAACGCCGTCCAGGGCGAGGAGATCCTGAAGTCGCGGACCCTCGGCCGGCACGCGCCGGGCCGGAACCGGGTTGCCCGGCTCGGTGGCGATCGCGCGCTCCAGGGTGTCGGCCATGTCGCGGGCCAGGTCCCCGGAGGTCGACTCGTTCTGCAGGCCGAGCAGGACCGAGCCGTCCTCGCGCCGCAGGGCCGGCCAGGCCATGGGCAGCACGGTTACCAGCGTGACGGACGGGACGCCTTCGGGCAGACCGTCCTTGAGCGTCAGCGGGACGGTGGCCGCGGGGACGAGCTCGCGCAGCGCCACCCAGTCGCACTCGCCCGGCAGCCCCTCGAAGGGACGCCGCACGTGCTCGGTGACGGCGTGCGCGGCGGCCGCGCCGTGACAGGCCTTGTAACGGCGCCCGGAACCGCAGGGGCAGGGCTCGCGCGCGCCCACCACCGGGATCTCCCCGTTGTCGAGCTGCGGCTTCGCGGTCTTCGCGGCGGGGCGCTTCTTGGCCATCGTGGGTGTCTCCCGGTTGCGGCGGTACGGCGGTGTCTCTGGGCGCGAGCCTAGCCGTTCGTACCGCCGGAACCGGTGGGGTGCGGCCGGGAGCACGGTCGGCGTGCGCTCCCGGAAGACCGCGTGTGCGGACGGCCGGTGCCGCTGGTCGGTGCCGCCACTCGGTGCCGCCGGTCGGCGTTGCGGGCGCCGACGCCGGACCGTCAGGCGTCGAGATCGTCGAAAGCGGAGGCGAAGTCGATCGCCGGGGGAGCGACGCGCGTAGCGAAATCGTCGTGCCGGGGTCCCCTGGCGACGACCACCCACACCGTGACCTCGCCCGCTGCCCCGTCCCGCACACCCCAGTCCTGGGCCAGCGCACTGATGATGTTCAGCCCGCGGCCCCCGTGCGCGGTGACCGAGGGCGTGGCCGGGATGGGGCGGGTCGGGCCGCCGCCGTCCGTGACCTCGACCGTCAGGCGCCCCGCCTTGTCGACGCGCCACGCGGCGCGGATCTCGCCGTCACCGACGTCCCGGGCACCCAGCGGTCGGCCGTGCCGGCAGGCATTGCTGAGGAGTTCGGAAAGGATCAGTACGGCATCGTCCACGACCGATTCGGACACTCCGCTGATGCGCAGCTGCTCGCGCATCCGGTGCCTCGCCTCGCCCACGCCCGCAGGACCATGGCGAATGTCCATGCACGACGACGTGGGCACTTCCTGTGCCATCACCAACGCCACCCCCGGAACCTCCTTAGCCCCACGCCATGGTCTGGATGCCCCACTGGCCTGGACCGGAAACCGCCGCTGCGCACCCCTCTGACGCATTCATGACCACGAATGCGGAACGGATGCGCCGGGGCACGCCCTGTCACGGCCGGGGCCCCTGTGGCTGGTGCGCAAAAGGGGACGTCAGCGCCCGAGTTGTGACAGAACCTGACGCGGCCTGTTCGTGATGATCGCTTCTACACCCAGATCAGCGCATAGCTGAACATCATCCGGTTCGTTCACGGTCCATACGTGCACGGAGTGGCCCGCGGCCTGGAGCTTGCGGATGAAGCCGGGGTGGTTGCGCACGATCCGCATGGCGGGCCCCGCGATCCGCACGCCCGCGGGCAGGCGGCCGTCGCGCATCCGGGGTGAGACGAACTGCATGAGGTAGACGGTCGGGACCGTCGGGGCGGCCGCGCGCACCCGGTGCAGGGAGCGCGCCGAGAAGCTCATGACCCGGACGGGGTGGGGGCCGTCGGCGGGCGGGGCGTCCAGCCCGAAGCGCTTGAGGAGGAAGAGCAGGCGCTCCTCCACCTGTCCGGCCCAGCGGGTGGGATGTTTCGTCTCGATCGCCAGCTGTACGGGCCGGCCGGCGTCGGCCACCAGCTCCAGCAGCCGCTCCAGGGTGAGCACGGAGGTCCGCTCCGGGTCCGCGTCCCAGTCGGGGGACTCCTCGCGGTCCTTCCAGGAGCCGAAGTCGAGGGCGGCCAGTTCCGCCAGCTCCAGGGCCGAGACGGCGCCCCGGCCGTTGGAGGTGCGGTTGACGCGGCGGTCGTGGACCAGCACCAGATGGCCGTCGGCGGTCAGCCGGATATCGCATTCGAGGGCGTCGGCGCCGTCCTCGATGGCCTTCCGGTAGGCGGCCAGGGTGTGCTCGGGGGCATCCTCCGAGGCGCCGCGGTGGGCGACGACCTGGATGGGGTGCGGCGTTGCGTGGGTCACCTGGTCATGGTGCCACCGAGGAGTACCCGCATGGCGGGGTGACTCCTGGAGGTCCGTCCCATATGTCGGATATAAAGGTAGGCGGCAGACGCACAGGTCCGGCTTACAGTGCTCTGACGGGTCATGGGAAAGGCTTCACCCTGGAACTTCTACGGTGCGTCGAACGTTCAGTCGGACCGATGCCCGGACGGTACCGGGGCGGTATCGCCTGATATTTCCAGCAGCCGTATTGGCCGTGTAAGCCGTGTGTGACGAGGGAGAGAGCGCTGTGAGCACCGAGAACGAGGGCACCGCGGCCCCGACACCCCCCGCGGCCCCGTCCGCACCTCCCGTGCCGGTGGCCGCCTCCACACCCGAACCGGCCGCGCCGGCGGCACCCCAGGACGCCCCGGCTCCGGGCACCGAACACACCCAGCAGCTCCCTCCCGCCCCGGCGGCGCCCCCGGCCTACGGCCACGAGCAGGCCCCGGCCGCCCCGCCGGCGCCCCCCGCCCACCCGGCGGCGGCCCCCGCCACGGCCCCGTACGGCGCGGAGGCCTGGCCCCCGCCGCCGCCGGCCGTTCCCTCGTACGGCGGTGGCGGCCAGGGCGGCGGCGCCTGGGGCGTGCCGCTCACCGCCGACGGCGCTCCGCAGCCCAAGCCGAAGGGCCGGGGCGGTCTGATCGCGGCGGTCCTCGTGGCGGCCCTGCTCGCGGGCGGCTTGGGCGGCGGCATCGGCTACTGGGCGGCCCAGCGCGACCACAGCGGATCCGGTTCGACCACCATCAGCGCGCCCAACATCCCGAAGGACCTCAAGCGGGACGCGGGCTCCGTCGCGGGCCTCGCCGCCGCCGCGCTGCCCAGCGTCGTCACCATCGAGGCCTCGGCCGGGGACGGCGAGGGCGGCACCGGCACCGGGTTCATCTACGACGAGCAGGGCCACATCCTCACCAACAACCACGTGGTGGCCTCCGCCGCCAACGGCGGCAAGCTCTCCGCCACCTTCTCCGACGGGAAGAAGTACGAGGCCGAGGTCGTGGGCCGGGCACAGGGCTACGACGTGGCCGTCATCAAGCTGAAGAACCCGCCGGCCAACCTCAAGCCGCTGCCGCTCGGCGACTCGGACAAGGTCGCGGTCGGCGACCCGACCATCGCGATCGGTGCCCCCTTCGGCCTGTCCAACACGGTCACCACCGGCATCATCAGCGCGAAGAACCGCCCGGTGGCCTCCGGCGACGGCTCCGGCGGCAAGAACTCCTACATGAGCGCGCTGCAGACGGACGCCTCCATCAACCCCGGCAACTCCGGCGGCCCGCTGATCGACGGCCGCGGCGCGGTCATCGGCATCAACTCCGCGATCCAGTCCGCCGGCAACGGCGGCTTCGGCGGCGGCCAGGCCGGCTCGATCGGCCTCGGCTTCGCCATCCCGATCAACCAGGCCAAGAACGTGGCCAAGTCGCTGATCGAAACGGGCAAGCCGGTCTATCCGGTGATCTCCGTCTCCGTGGACCTCCAGGCCAAGACCGACGGCGCCAAGATCTCCGAGCAGGGCGCCCCGGCCAACGAGCTGGTAGACCCGAACGGTCCGGCCGGCAAGGCGGGCCTCAAGCCCGGCGACATCATCACGGAGTTCGGCGGGAAGCAGGTCGACAGCGGCCCGACCCTGATCAGCCTGATCTGGACGTACAAGCCGGGCGACACCGTGAAGCTGACCTACCTGCGCGGCGGCAAGCCGACCACGGTCGACATCACGCTCGGCTCGCGCGTCGGCGACAAGTAGCCGCGGAGCGCGAGCCGGCGACAGGTAGCCGCGCACCGCGAGCCGGCGCGTGAACGCCGCTCGACGGTGGCTTGACGGGAGGGGCTGTGGCCGGGAATCCGCCTACGGCCCCTCCCAATATCTGCTTATGCTTCGCTGGTGTTCGATTCACGGCACATACGGACATTCCATGAAGTGGTCGCCGCGGGGTCGTACTCGGCCGCCGCTCGGGTCCTGGGCTACACCCAGCCCGCGATCACCCAGCAGATGAAGGCGCTCGAACGAGCCGTCGGGACACCCCTGTTCACCCGGGTGGGCCGGAGGATGAAGCTCACCGAGGCCGGGGAGTCGCTGGCCCGGCACGCCGAGTCCATCCTCGGCAGCCTCTCGGCCGCCGAGGCCCAGCTGAAGGCGTACACGAGGCTGCGCACCGGGCGCGTACGGGTCTGCGGGTTCCCCAGCGCCAACGTCACCCTGGTCCCCGAGGCCCTCAGCGGCCTCGCCAAGGACCATCCCGGAGTCCAGGTCGAGCTTCTGGAAGGGGAGCCCCCGGAATCCCTGCGCAGGCTCCAGCGCGGCGAGTGCGACATCACCCTGGCCTTCACCTATCCCGGGCTGCACGAGGAGATCCCCGAGGAGGTCGCCGAGGTCAGGCTGCTGGAGGACCAGCTGACGGTGCTGCTGCCGACCGGGCACCCGCTCGCCCGGCGCCGGGCGGTGCACCTGGCCGACCTCGCCGAGGAGCAGTGGATCGCCGGCTGCCCGCGCTGCCGGGCGAACCTGCTGCACGAGTGCGCCGAGCTGGGCTTCGTGCCCGACATCAGGTTCGCCACGGACGACAACCTCGTGGTCCAGAGCCTGGTCGCGCAGGGGCTGGGCGTGGCGATGATGCCGGCGCTGGTCCTGCCCTCGCTGTCACTGAGCCGGGTCTGCGGCCGGGTGCTGGAGCCCGCTGCCCGCCGCCACATCGCCGCGTACGTCTACCGCGACCACCTGCGGATCCCGGCGACCGCCGTGGTCCTCGACGAGCTCAAGCGGGTCGCCTCGAACCGCGTCGGCTGCTGACCCCAGCGAGGTGTCCGCAGCCCCGATCCATAAGCAGAGATTGGGATTTCAGGTCATAACTGTCGTTGGACGTGATGAATCGGCCGTCGGACGCTGCTTGTATGACCACCACCACGCCGGCCCGTACGACCACGAGGATGGCCGCCCTCGTCAGTGAGATCCGCACGGTCGTCGACCGGGGGCTGGCCCCGGACCTGACCGCCTACCTCGTCGGCGAGCGCCTCGCCCCGCATCTCGGCGCGTCCGATCTCCTGACCGCGGAACAGCAGGAGGGCGACCCGCAGCACTACCGCCAGCACATCCTGCACGCCGAGGCGGACGGCAGCTTCTCGGTGGTCGCACTGGTCTGGATGCCGGGGCAGGAGACCTGTATCCACGACCACGTGTCGTGGTGCGTGGCCGGGGTGCACCAGGGCGAGGAGAGCGAGCGCCGCTACCGGCTCGCGCCCGGCGCGGACGCGGCCCGTCTGGTGGCCACCGAGGACGTGGTCAACGCCCAGGGCGAGGTCTGCGGCTTCGCCCCGCCCGGGGACATCCACCGGGTGCGCAACTCCTGTACCGGCAAGGCGATATCGATCCACGTCTACGGGGCCGACGTCTCCCGCCTGGGCAGCAGCATCCGCCGCGTCTACACGCTCCCCGTCGACTGATGGCCCTCCTCCACCGCCCCCACAGCGAGGCGGTCCCCGTTGTTTCACGTGAAACACCAACCCCCTGGCCGGGCTTGGGCCTGGCCGCCGCCGGCGCGCTGGTGGCCTGGTGCGTGCACCGGCTGGTCCCCGGCATACCGATGCTGACCGCCTCGGTGGTGCTGGGCATCGCGGTGGCCCACGTCCCCGGCGTACGGACCGTCGTACGCGGACCGGCCCGCCCGGGTCTGTCCCTGGCCGGGCGGCGGCTGATGCGGATCGGCATCGTCCTGCTGGGCCTGGGGCTCGGCCTGGACCAGGTGCTCCGGCTGGGCTGGGCGACGGTGGCCATGGTGACCGCGGTGGTCGCGGCCACCTTCTTCGGCACCATCTGGCTGGGCCGCCGTCTCGGGCTCCCGGGGGACCAGCCCCTGCTGATCGCCACGGGGTACTCCATCTGCGGGGCCTCGGCCATCGGCGCCGTGAGCGAGGTGTCCGGAAGCGACGAGGAGGACGTGGCCTCCTCGGTGGCACTGGTCACTCTCTGCGGAACCCTCGCCATCGCCGTACTCCCCTTGCTCCAGGGTCCCTTGGGGCTCTCCGACCTGTCCTTCGGCCGTTGGGTGGGCGCCAGCGTCCACGACGTCGGCCAGGTGGTGGCGACGGCTCAGACCGCCGGTCCCGGCGCGCTCGGCGAGGCCGTTCTGGTCAAGCTGATGCGGGTGGCCCTGCTGGCCCCGCTGGTGGCGGCCGTGGCCTTCTCCATGCGGGCGCGGCGTCGCGGCGTGCGCACCTCCTCCGGGAAGCGTCCGGCGCCGGTGCCCCTGTTCGTCCTCGGGTTCCTGGCGGCGGCCGGGCTGCGTGCGACGGGCCTGCTGCCCCACACGGCCCTGGACTGGGCGCACACGGCCCAGGAGGCCCTCCTGGCCGCGGCCCTGTTCGGTCTGGGCAGCGCCGTCCACCTGCCGACCCTGGCCCGCACCGGCGGGCGTGCCGCTCTGCTGGGCCTCGGGGCCTGGGTGGTCGTGGCGGGCGTCTCCTACGCCGGGGTGCTGGTGACCACATGACGCCCCGACCCGGGGGGAGTTGGCCATTTCCTGGCCGGAACCGACCGAACGTCCGGACCGCCCCCTGACTTCTCGGGTTCCCCGTGCGAACCTGCCCGCGCAGACCGAACGGCCGAACACTCGAACAGCCGATCCGCACCGACAGCTCTTCACCCCACCCTGCCCGGATCCGTCCGGTCCGGGCACGGCAGAAGGAGTCCTGCGTGAATCGTCATCGCACGGCGCTGTCCGTCCTCCTCGCCGCCGGCGCCCTGCTCACCGGCGCCCTGACGGCGGCCTCCCCCTCGGCGGCCGCGGAGTCGCCCTCCTCGTTCCGGCCCCGGCAGAGCCCCGGCTTCTGGACGGCCGAGCGGATGCGCCAGGCCACCCCGCTCGACGTGACGGCCATCCCGGGCGGGACGCGCACGCTCCCCGCGCCGGCGGCCCCGCCGACCCGGGTGGCCCCGACCTCCCCCACGGCGTTCCCGCAGGCCGGCGGGGCCTGGACGGGCGGCGGGGCGGTCGTGAAGACCTCGGGCCGGGTGTTCTTCACCTTCCAGGGCCGCACGGCCTCCTGCTCGGGCGACTCCATCACCAGCCAGAACGGCAGCACGGTCATCACGGCCGGGCACTGCGTGAAGTACCAGGGAGCCTGGCACACCAACTGGATCTTCGTCCCGGGCTACGACAACGGCAACGCCCCGTACGGCCAGTGGGCGGCCACCAAGACCCTGGCCACCGACCAGTGGGCGGCGAGCGAGGACATGAACATGGACGTCGGCCTCGCCGTCGTCGCCCCGCAGAACGGACGTACGCTCAGCCAGGTCGTCGGGGCGCAGGGCATCCAGTTCAACGGCGGCTACAACAAGAAGATGTACTCCTTCGGCTTCCCGGCGGCCGCGCCGTACGACGGCACCAAGCTCGTCTACTGCAGCGCCAACACGGGCAAGGACTTCCTGCTCACCAAGGACCACAGCATGTCCTGCAACATGACCGGCGGCTCCAGCGGAGGTCCCTGGTTCCAGGACTTCAACGAGTCGACGGGCCTGGGCACGCAGGTGTCGGTGAACAGCTTCGGCTACAACTTCCTGCCGAACACGATGTTCGGCCCGTACTTCGGCCCGGAGGCCAAGGCGGCCTACGACAAGGCGCAGACCTCCTGACACCCGGACACCCAGACCCCGCCACGGACGACTCCCACCCCACCCGCCCCCACATCCCGGTACTCTGTACCGGCCAGGTGGGTTGCCCGAGCGGCCTAAGGGAACGGTCTTGAAAACCGTCGTGGCGCGAGTCACCGTGGGTTCAAATCCCACACCCACCGCACCAGGTCGGCGCAGGCGCCGACGGGAAGGGGCGCCCCTCGTCGAGGGGCGCCCCTTCTGCGTCTCCTCCGGGCTCCCGTGCGGGGTCTTGGTTCTTCCGGGTGGTGTTCGTCGGAAGATCGGCGTGCGGGGTGGGTGGCGTGCGGTTGCGGTCGCATCATGACGAATGTATGCAGATCCGCCCATCGGGACATCGGGAATCGAGGCGTTCGTCATGACCCACCGCAGCAGCACCACGTCGATCTGGACCTCCTTCCTGTCCGTGCTCAGGGCGCTCCTGGGTGCTCTCGGCCTGGTGGGCAAGGCGGCCCCGGCGGGTGCCGAGCCGGCCGCGGTGGCCACTCCTTCGGCTCCCGTCGCGCGGCAGACCGTTCCGGTTGCGCGGCGGACGTGGCGGGCGATGATGCGCGGCGGCTCGCGCCCTCCGACGATCAAGCAGCGGATCCGGGCCGAGGCCCACGGCAAGAGCCCGTCGGTGCGCCGCTCCGCGACCGCCGCCGCCCTCGCCCCTGACCGGGATGCGGTCGCGCTCGCCGCGTAGCGGGGGCTTGCTCCGGCGGATTCCGGGGGCGCGCGGGGGGCGTGAAGCTTGGTACGGCAGGGCCGCAGGGCCGGGAGACGGTGGGGTTCCCGGACGGTGCGGCCCTTTTCGGCATGTCCGGGTCGAGTCAGTTTGACGGAACGATTCTCCTGCCCCTTCCGCGCGGCGGGCGACGTCCGGCCATCGCCGGGCCTCCCGACCTTGACATCCCCGGTGAATCTGACGGACAGTCAGTTTCACTCGGTCCGATGTGAAGCCAGGAGGCCAGCGCCGTGCACCTCGCTCCGTCCGAAGGGCAGTCACGGCTACGCGCCGAACTGCGCGAGTACTTCAGGGACCTGCTGCCCGACGGGGTCCCCGACGACCCGGCGGCGCAGCGCATTCTGCTGCGCCGCATCGGCGCCGACGGGCTGCTCGGGGTGGGCTGGCCCGTCGAGTACGGAGGCCAGGGTCGCGGCCCGGAAGAGCAGTTCGTGCTCTTCGACGAGGCCTACCGGGCCGGGGCCCCCGTCTCCATGGTCACCCTCAACACCGTCGGCCCCACCCTGATGAAATACGGCACCCCGGAGCAGAAGGACTACTTCCTGCCCCGCATCCTGCGGGGTGAGACCGTCTTCGCCATCGGCTACTCGGAGCCCGAGGCCGGCACCGATCTCGCCGCGCTGCGCACCCGTGCCGTCCGCGACGAGAACGGCGACTGGGTGATCGACGGACAGAAGATCTTCACCTCCAACGCCCAGAAGGCCGACTGGATCTGGCTCGCCTGCCGCACCGACCCGCAGGCCCCCAAGCACAAGGGCATCTCCATCATCCTGGTGCCCACCGACAGCCCCGGCTTCTCCTGGACCCCGATCGACACCGTCGGAGGCCTCACCACCACGGCGACGTACTACGACGGCATCCGGGTCCCCGCCGGCCACCTCGTCGGCCCCGAGAACGGCGGCTGGGGCCTGATCACCAACCAGCTCAACCACGAACGCGTCGCCCTCGCCGCCATCGGCATGCAGGCCGAGGACTTCTACGAGGCCGCCCGCGCCCACGCCCGCACCCCCGACCCAGCCACCGGCGAACGCCCCGCCGACCGGCCCTGGGTCCGGGCGAGGCTCGCCGAGGCCCACGCCCGGCTGGCCGCCGTGCGGCTCCTCAACTGGCGGCTCGTCCAGGACGTGGGCGCGGGGACCCTGGCCCCCGGCGACGCCAGCGGAGTGAAGTTCCTCGGCACCGAGTCCGCCGTCGAGGTGTACCGGATCTGCCAGGAGGTGGTCGGGGAGGAGGCCCTCGTCAGGGGGCCGGAGGCCTTCCTCGGCGGCGAACTGGAACGGATGAACCGCGCGGCCCAGATCAACACCTTCGGCGGCGGGGTCAGCGAGGTCCAGCGCGAGATCGTCGCCTTGATGCGGCTCGGCATGAAGGGGAGGAAGCGATGACCGCCGACCGGACGACCACCGGGAAGACGACCGCCGCCGACCGGACGACCGCCGCCGGGATGACGGCCGGCGCCGGGGCGACCGCCGCCGCCGCGGAAGCGGAGCTGCTCCGGCGGCTCAAGGCCTTCGAGGGCAGGGCCGCCGCCACTGCGGGCCGCGCCAAGGACCCGGTCAACGAGCCCATGATCCGCCACTGGTGCGAGGCCATGGGCGACACCAACCCCGCGTACACCGGGCCCGAGGCCATCGCCCCGCCGACCATGCTCCAGGCCTGGACGATGGGCGGCCTCTCCGGCCACACCGGCCGCGCCACCGCCCACGACGAACTCTTCGCCCTCCTCGACGCCGCGGGCTGCACCTCGGTGGTCGCCACCGACTGCGAACAGGAGTACCTGCGCCCGCTCCGCCCCGGCGACACCATCACCTTCGACGCCGTGATCGAGTCCGTTTCCCCGCGCAAGACGACCAAGCTGGGCACCGGCCACTTCGTCACGACCCGGATGGACGTCCACGCGGGCGGCGAGCTCGCCGGGACGCACCGTTTCCGCATCCTCAAGTACGCCCCGGCCGCCAAGCGGCCCCCCGTGAAGCCCGAGGCGGAGGCGAAGCCACAGCGGCCCCGCCCCGTGGTCAACCGCGACAACCAGGGCTTCTGGGACGGGGTCCTGGAACACAAGCTGCTGATCCAGCGCTGCACCGCCTGCGCGACCCTGCGCTTCCCCTGGCTGCCCGGCTGCAACGCCTGCTCCTCCCCCGACTGGGACACCGTCGAGGCGAGCGGCGCCGGCACCGTCTTCTCGTACGTCGTCATGCACCACCCGCCCTTCCCGGCCTTCGACCCTCCCTACGCGGTCGCCCTGGTCGAGCTGGCCGAAGGGGTACGCGTGATCAGCAACATCACCGGAGTCCCCTACGACAAGGTCCGCATCGGCCTCCCCGTCCACCTGGAGTTCCTCCGCGTCGACGACACCCTCGAACTCCCCGTCTTCCGAGCGGAGGCGGGCTGACATGGACTTCCACCCCACCGAGGAACAGGCCGCCGCGGCGGCCCTGGCCGCCCGGATCTTCGGCGACCTCGCCACCCACGAACGCCTCGCCGCGGCCGGCACCGGCAGCGACGCCGAACTGTGGAAGGCCCTGACCACCGCCGGCCTGACCGCCGCCGTGGAGGAGGTCGGCCTCCTCGGCCTGGTCCTCCTCCTGGAGGAGCAGGGCCGCACCACCGCCCAGGTGCCCTACGCCGCCACCTGCGCCTACGGCATCCTGCCCGTGGCCGCGCACGGCAGCCCCGGGCAGCGCGCCCGCCTGCTGCCGGCCCTCGGCTCGGGCGAAGCCGTCGCCACCGGTGCCTTCCCCGCCCGCCGG is part of the Streptomyces katrae genome and harbors:
- a CDS encoding acyl-CoA dehydrogenase family protein → MHLAPSEGQSRLRAELREYFRDLLPDGVPDDPAAQRILLRRIGADGLLGVGWPVEYGGQGRGPEEQFVLFDEAYRAGAPVSMVTLNTVGPTLMKYGTPEQKDYFLPRILRGETVFAIGYSEPEAGTDLAALRTRAVRDENGDWVIDGQKIFTSNAQKADWIWLACRTDPQAPKHKGISIILVPTDSPGFSWTPIDTVGGLTTTATYYDGIRVPAGHLVGPENGGWGLITNQLNHERVALAAIGMQAEDFYEAARAHARTPDPATGERPADRPWVRARLAEAHARLAAVRLLNWRLVQDVGAGTLAPGDASGVKFLGTESAVEVYRICQEVVGEEALVRGPEAFLGGELERMNRAAQINTFGGGVSEVQREIVALMRLGMKGRKR
- a CDS encoding DUF5926 family protein is translated as MAKKRPAAKTAKPQLDNGEIPVVGAREPCPCGSGRRYKACHGAAAAHAVTEHVRRPFEGLPGECDWVALRELVPAATVPLTLKDGLPEGVPSVTLVTVLPMAWPALRREDGSVLLGLQNESTSGDLARDMADTLERAIATEPGNPVPARRVPAEGPRLQDLLALDGVFEPVVHSGFEFWIPDAESAQNASPEIAASLERANAAAIPTVKLTGVDAAYWCETPDKNHLRWVMPHPEEKLLDALARLHAAGTSSLGEGTKLVGSFRAHGLMVPVWDLPTGVTADDVEKPAAEFAERLATALATDAPLTAEERRARGGLTNRQVTLS
- a CDS encoding cysteine dioxygenase family protein; the protein is MTTTTPARTTTRMAALVSEIRTVVDRGLAPDLTAYLVGERLAPHLGASDLLTAEQQEGDPQHYRQHILHAEADGSFSVVALVWMPGQETCIHDHVSWCVAGVHQGEESERRYRLAPGADAARLVATEDVVNAQGEVCGFAPPGDIHRVRNSCTGKAISIHVYGADVSRLGSSIRRVYTLPVD
- a CDS encoding glycerophosphodiester phosphodiesterase, with protein sequence MTHATPHPIQVVAHRGASEDAPEHTLAAYRKAIEDGADALECDIRLTADGHLVLVHDRRVNRTSNGRGAVSALELAELAALDFGSWKDREESPDWDADPERTSVLTLERLLELVADAGRPVQLAIETKHPTRWAGQVEERLLFLLKRFGLDAPPADGPHPVRVMSFSARSLHRVRAAAPTVPTVYLMQFVSPRMRDGRLPAGVRIAGPAMRIVRNHPGFIRKLQAAGHSVHVWTVNEPDDVQLCADLGVEAIITNRPRQVLSQLGR
- a CDS encoding ATP-binding protein; translation: MRQRGAQRRFPVQASGASRPWRGAKEVPGVALVMAQEVPTSSCMDIRHGPAGVGEARHRMREQLRISGVSESVVDDAVLILSELLSNACRHGRPLGARDVGDGEIRAAWRVDKAGRLTVEVTDGGGPTRPIPATPSVTAHGGRGLNIISALAQDWGVRDGAAGEVTVWVVVARGPRHDDFATRVAPPAIDFASAFDDLDA
- a CDS encoding YeiH family protein, which gives rise to MALLHRPHSEAVPVVSRETPTPWPGLGLAAAGALVAWCVHRLVPGIPMLTASVVLGIAVAHVPGVRTVVRGPARPGLSLAGRRLMRIGIVLLGLGLGLDQVLRLGWATVAMVTAVVAATFFGTIWLGRRLGLPGDQPLLIATGYSICGASAIGAVSEVSGSDEEDVASSVALVTLCGTLAIAVLPLLQGPLGLSDLSFGRWVGASVHDVGQVVATAQTAGPGALGEAVLVKLMRVALLAPLVAAVAFSMRARRRGVRTSSGKRPAPVPLFVLGFLAAAGLRATGLLPHTALDWAHTAQEALLAAALFGLGSAVHLPTLARTGGRAALLGLGAWVVVAGVSYAGVLVTT
- a CDS encoding trypsin-like serine peptidase — its product is MNRHRTALSVLLAAGALLTGALTAASPSAAAESPSSFRPRQSPGFWTAERMRQATPLDVTAIPGGTRTLPAPAAPPTRVAPTSPTAFPQAGGAWTGGGAVVKTSGRVFFTFQGRTASCSGDSITSQNGSTVITAGHCVKYQGAWHTNWIFVPGYDNGNAPYGQWAATKTLATDQWAASEDMNMDVGLAVVAPQNGRTLSQVVGAQGIQFNGGYNKKMYSFGFPAAAPYDGTKLVYCSANTGKDFLLTKDHSMSCNMTGGSSGGPWFQDFNESTGLGTQVSVNSFGYNFLPNTMFGPYFGPEAKAAYDKAQTS
- a CDS encoding LysR family transcriptional regulator; amino-acid sequence: MFDSRHIRTFHEVVAAGSYSAAARVLGYTQPAITQQMKALERAVGTPLFTRVGRRMKLTEAGESLARHAESILGSLSAAEAQLKAYTRLRTGRVRVCGFPSANVTLVPEALSGLAKDHPGVQVELLEGEPPESLRRLQRGECDITLAFTYPGLHEEIPEEVAEVRLLEDQLTVLLPTGHPLARRRAVHLADLAEEQWIAGCPRCRANLLHECAELGFVPDIRFATDDNLVVQSLVAQGLGVAMMPALVLPSLSLSRVCGRVLEPAARRHIAAYVYRDHLRIPATAVVLDELKRVASNRVGC
- a CDS encoding DUF6344 domain-containing protein yields the protein MTHRSSTTSIWTSFLSVLRALLGALGLVGKAAPAGAEPAAVATPSAPVARQTVPVARRTWRAMMRGGSRPPTIKQRIRAEAHGKSPSVRRSATAAALAPDRDAVALAA
- a CDS encoding S1C family serine protease, with protein sequence MSTENEGTAAPTPPAAPSAPPVPVAASTPEPAAPAAPQDAPAPGTEHTQQLPPAPAAPPAYGHEQAPAAPPAPPAHPAAAPATAPYGAEAWPPPPPAVPSYGGGGQGGGAWGVPLTADGAPQPKPKGRGGLIAAVLVAALLAGGLGGGIGYWAAQRDHSGSGSTTISAPNIPKDLKRDAGSVAGLAAAALPSVVTIEASAGDGEGGTGTGFIYDEQGHILTNNHVVASAANGGKLSATFSDGKKYEAEVVGRAQGYDVAVIKLKNPPANLKPLPLGDSDKVAVGDPTIAIGAPFGLSNTVTTGIISAKNRPVASGDGSGGKNSYMSALQTDASINPGNSGGPLIDGRGAVIGINSAIQSAGNGGFGGGQAGSIGLGFAIPINQAKNVAKSLIETGKPVYPVISVSVDLQAKTDGAKISEQGAPANELVDPNGPAGKAGLKPGDIITEFGGKQVDSGPTLISLIWTYKPGDTVKLTYLRGGKPTTVDITLGSRVGDK